The sequence AGCAATATTGACCTAGCCATAATATATAAAAACGAGCTAGGATACAACTCAAATGCCATAGCGCAAAGATACGCTAATATCTTAAAAGAGGTTGGCCTAGATATCGAGGCTAAAATTTGTGAAAAAGATGAGCTATTATCTTTGGCTAATGATATTGAGCTTATGGTGCTATTTAGCCATATTCGCTTGGTTTGTGGATCAAAAATCTTATATAAAAATATCAAAAATCAAATTTCAAAACTCAATGAAAAGAAAAAAGATGAGCTAATTAGCTATCATTTAAGAAAACTTGAGCCGATGAGTTGTCCGCAATATTTAGATTGTAGCCCAAATCTACTTAATGGTAGCGGTGGATTTATGGATTATAAAAGGATATTTTGGCTTTTTAGCCTTTTTGGCGGGACATTAAAGACAAATATATTAAAGTATATTGATGAAGATGAGTTAAGTGAGTTGAATTTGGCTTTTGATTATATCAGCTCGCTTCGCTCTGCCCTTCAAATTAGCGGCGGTGGCGAGATATTGGGTCGTGAATATCTAGATTCTGTAGCTAAAATAATGCAAACCAAAGCAAAAAAAGGTCTAAGTCCTCAAGAGATACTCCTAAGCAAATGCCTATGGGCAATGCATACTATATATATCTACTCAAGATATTTAGCAAGGCGCGCTTTTGGCGTAAGAATATCTTTAGGTACTGCTAGAATTTGTAGGCTTTCAAATGGGATATATAATATTGCAAATACTATCTATGTGCCAAGCTGTAAAAAGCCAAAAGATTTTGAGCTTGTCCTTAAAGAATTAAGCCTACTCCCTGATGCTGAGCTTGCTTTTGATATAAGTGCTTTAATATATATAAAACGCCTAGAAGATAGTAGCTCTACAAAGGTCTATGAAGGGCTAAAAAAGATATTAAATCGCAGATATAGTAAGGATATCTTAAAGCTACTCTTAGATAGCTCAAAGCTATTTAAGATTATAAAGCCGATGGAGTTTAGCACTCACTTGGCTAGTTTAGAAGGTGAGTATAGCCTAGATGAGAGTTGCGTGGCGATCGTAGGAGAGATAGAGAATATCCAAGATAGATTTGTTCTTAGTCTATATAATGATCTTTGTGCTAATGGCAAAATGCTATTAAAGCTAGTAGCGCTTATGCATCAAGCCTCGCCAAATTATGTAAGTAGCGCTAATATATTTAGATCGTATTGTGCAAAATTAGATCTATTACAAAAGACTATAAATATGGGGATAAATCTGATAAAAAATCAAAATCAATTAATAGATATCCTATCAGAGCCAATTAGTGAGCCAATAATGCTAAATTTAGTAAGCTCTATCAAAGAAAAACAAGCTCTAAAACTACTATATATCCTAACTTACGCTAGGTTAAAAGCTAGGAATTTAAATCATTTTAGCGATATTGACAATGCCAAATTGCGTCAAATTTATGATAGTGCTTTGAGTGCTTTTGATAGCGATGAGAGCTTGATGGATAGCGTTAATAAACGGACAAAAAAGATAGAATTACTCAAAAAACAGAGAGAATTTATAGCTTTAGATAAGGATATAAAAGAGCAAATTCTAAGTATAGAGTCAAATTTGCTCTTTAGCAAGTATAGCCAGCAGCAGATAATAGATATCGCCCTTAGGGCTAGTGAGTGCTCAAATATCGATTTAGAACTAACTAGCCATAGCCTACAAATCATAGCCAAGAGCAATTGGAATATGGCGATGGCTCTTAGGGAGCTTCGTGGGTTTGATCTTGCGTATATGGAGATTTGTGAGCTTTTTGATGGTAAGAGCTATATAAGGCTAGATTATAATTCCAGTATTGATAAGAGCAAAAGCGAGATTATTCAAGCACTATGCTCTAAAGAGAAACCACAATATGACAAGCCGGTGATTTTGCCTAATGAAGTTAGCTTTGATATGAACTATTCTCAAAATTATGCGAAATTAAATATCAACGCCAAAGACCAGCGTGGATTTATGATTTATATCCTAAGTATGCTTAGCAAATTCCAAATTAAGCTAGCAAATGCTAGAATACAAACCATTAAAAACCGCACTAGAAACATGTTTCTTTTATCTATAAATGATGATTTAAAGAGCGTAGTGGATGAGTTTTTAAAAGAGATTATAACGGAGTAAAATATGTGTGGAATCGTCGGATATATCGGTAAAAAAGAGAAAAAAAATATTATATTAAATGGATTAAAAGAGCTTGAATATCGTGGATATGATAGTGCGGGGATGGCGATTATCATAGGTAATGAGATGAGCTATTATAAGGCTGTTGGTAAGCTTGAGAATTTAGCCAATAAAATGAAAGAGTGCCAATACCATGGTGATGGCGTAGCTATAGGCCATACTAGATGGGCGACACATGGCAAACCTACTGAGATAAATGCTCATCCGCATTTAGGCGAGTATAGCTTTGTTATTCATAATGGAATTATAGAAAATTACAAAGAGTTAAAAGATGAGCTAGAAGCTAGTGGGGTAAAGTTTTTAAGTCAGACTGATACGGAGGTTATAGTCCATCTTTTTGAAGAGTATAATAAAAATGCTAAAACCCCATTTGAAGCTTATAAAAAGACAATTAGCAGATTAAAGGGTGCTTATGCTACCTTGCTTGTTACTAAGGCTGCTCCAGATGAGATATTTTTTGCTAAAAATGCGGCTCCTTTGATTATTGCTAGAGATGGGGATGAAATTTATCTATCTAGCTCGGATTCTCCATTAATCGGCCTAGCTAAGGAGGCCATATATCTAGAAGATGGCAGTTACGGAGTGGCGAAATTAGGAAATTTAACTATATTTGATGAGAATAATCAAGAGATAAAGCCAAATTTCACCGAACTACCAAAAGACAAAGGCTACGCCCTAAAAGATGGTTATAGATTTTTTATGGAAAAAGAGATATATGAGCAGTCTCAAGTGATCGCTGAGTGCTTGATGGGTAGATTGAGCGATGATGATTTGAATTTGGATATCGATATAAGCTTGTTTAATGATATCGATGAGGTGGTCTTGTGTGCTTGTGGGACTAGCTACCATGCGGCCTTAGCTGCTAGCTATCTATTAGAGAGACTTGCTAAAATCAGAGCTAACGTAGTTGTGGCTAGCGAATTTAGATATAAAGAGCCATTTTTAAACCCAAATTCGCTATTTATAGTAATTAGTCAAAGCGGTGAAACAGCAGACACGCTAGAAGCCTTAAAAATAGCTAAAAACGCAAATTTAAAAACCCTAGCTATCTGTAATGTGGATAATTCTAGTATTGTCAGAATGGCTAAAGAAGTGTTGCTAACTCGTGCTGGGATAGAAAAGGGTGTAGCAAGTACCAAAGCCTTTGCTACTCAAATGATATGCTTATGGATGCTATCTCTAAAATTAGCTAAAATTCGCCACACAATCGATGATAAAACCTTAGAAAATGAGATTAAAACATTGAGAAATATCCCATCTGTTGTGAATTTTGATAAGAGCTTACAAGAGAAAATCTATCGCAAAGCCAAGCACTATGTCCATGGGCATGGATTTTTCTTTATCGGTAGGGATATATTTTACCCACTTGCTCTTGAAGGGGCGTTGAAATTAAAAGAGATTAGCTACCTACACGCCGAGGGTTATCCGGCTGGTGAGATGAAGCACGGGCCAATCGCTTTGGCCGATGAGGGGCTATATACGATTGCTTTATTACCACAAACCATCTTATATGATAAAACTAAATCAAATGTCGAAGAATTAGCCGCTAGAGATGCCTTCATCACTACCATTTCGCCTTTGGAATTTGAGCTTAGCGATGACTTTATCAAGATTAATTCTCACTCACATCCGATGAGTGAATTCTTTGAAATTATGGTTGTTTTACAACTTTTTGCGCTTGAGATTTCTATTAGATTAGGCAATGATGTAGATATGCCAAGAAACCTTGCTAAGAGCGTAACGGTAGAATAGGAATTTAATAAA is a genomic window of Campylobacter devanensis containing:
- a CDS encoding nucleotidyltransferase family protein, whose amino-acid sequence is MEPNKNKTNLKLKDEIIKCKNSLKSNFMRLGGRNYGIYQSKEIDKFLKTAFNILKFDSFGEFDPSDESVPLCVVAIGSYALGEMSVKSNIDLAIIYKNELGYNSNAIAQRYANILKEVGLDIEAKICEKDELLSLANDIELMVLFSHIRLVCGSKILYKNIKNQISKLNEKKKDELISYHLRKLEPMSCPQYLDCSPNLLNGSGGFMDYKRIFWLFSLFGGTLKTNILKYIDEDELSELNLAFDYISSLRSALQISGGGEILGREYLDSVAKIMQTKAKKGLSPQEILLSKCLWAMHTIYIYSRYLARRAFGVRISLGTARICRLSNGIYNIANTIYVPSCKKPKDFELVLKELSLLPDAELAFDISALIYIKRLEDSSSTKVYEGLKKILNRRYSKDILKLLLDSSKLFKIIKPMEFSTHLASLEGEYSLDESCVAIVGEIENIQDRFVLSLYNDLCANGKMLLKLVALMHQASPNYVSSANIFRSYCAKLDLLQKTINMGINLIKNQNQLIDILSEPISEPIMLNLVSSIKEKQALKLLYILTYARLKARNLNHFSDIDNAKLRQIYDSALSAFDSDESLMDSVNKRTKKIELLKKQREFIALDKDIKEQILSIESNLLFSKYSQQQIIDIALRASECSNIDLELTSHSLQIIAKSNWNMAMALRELRGFDLAYMEICELFDGKSYIRLDYNSSIDKSKSEIIQALCSKEKPQYDKPVILPNEVSFDMNYSQNYAKLNINAKDQRGFMIYILSMLSKFQIKLANARIQTIKNRTRNMFLLSINDDLKSVVDEFLKEIITE
- the glmS gene encoding glutamine--fructose-6-phosphate transaminase (isomerizing), giving the protein MCGIVGYIGKKEKKNIILNGLKELEYRGYDSAGMAIIIGNEMSYYKAVGKLENLANKMKECQYHGDGVAIGHTRWATHGKPTEINAHPHLGEYSFVIHNGIIENYKELKDELEASGVKFLSQTDTEVIVHLFEEYNKNAKTPFEAYKKTISRLKGAYATLLVTKAAPDEIFFAKNAAPLIIARDGDEIYLSSSDSPLIGLAKEAIYLEDGSYGVAKLGNLTIFDENNQEIKPNFTELPKDKGYALKDGYRFFMEKEIYEQSQVIAECLMGRLSDDDLNLDIDISLFNDIDEVVLCACGTSYHAALAASYLLERLAKIRANVVVASEFRYKEPFLNPNSLFIVISQSGETADTLEALKIAKNANLKTLAICNVDNSSIVRMAKEVLLTRAGIEKGVASTKAFATQMICLWMLSLKLAKIRHTIDDKTLENEIKTLRNIPSVVNFDKSLQEKIYRKAKHYVHGHGFFFIGRDIFYPLALEGALKLKEISYLHAEGYPAGEMKHGPIALADEGLYTIALLPQTILYDKTKSNVEELAARDAFITTISPLEFELSDDFIKINSHSHPMSEFFEIMVVLQLFALEISIRLGNDVDMPRNLAKSVTVE